In Scleropages formosus chromosome 10, fSclFor1.1, whole genome shotgun sequence, a single genomic region encodes these proteins:
- the LOC108932472 gene encoding fatty aldehyde dehydrogenase-like has translation MSREQKVVQQARSAFLTGRSRPFHYRIQQLQSLRRFVLERKSDFAAALQKDLGKSEHGMELFELLGVEREIMLAIDELPKWAAPKPVEKNLLTIMDEVYVQPEPLGVVLIIGAWNYPLAVTLQPLIGAIAAGNAAVIKPSELSSHTAKVMEDLSLYLDKEMYHVVTGGVTESQELLKQRFDHIFYTGNSMVGKLVMQAASCHLTPVTLELGGKSPCYIDKDCDITIACRRITWGKYLNCGQTCIAPDYILCEPSIQDRLLEEIRKSIKEFYTDDPKSFTDYGRIVNQRHFQRLMALLKGSTVAIGGNGDESERYIEPTVLRDVNPEAKVMQEEIFGPILPVLTVSGADEAISFINSREKPLVLYIFSSNKKLIKRMIEETSSGGVLANDCLVHSTVSALPFGGVGNSGMGSYHGKYTFDQLSHLRSCLIRKLATEKANMMRYPPHTFEKIRWARIVLLNQVNVGRLWRVVLVTLLGILAAFVVQRLRQ, from the exons atgtctCGGGAGCAGAAAGTTGTGCAGCAAGCCAGGAGCGCCTTCCTCACGGGCCGGTCGAGGCCCTTTCACTACAGAATTCAGCAGCTTCAGTCTCTGCGGCGCTTCGTTCTTGAGAGGAAATCGGACTTTGCCGCTGCCCTGCAGAAGGACCTTGGCAAG AGTGAACACGGGATGGAGTTGTTCGAGCTTCTGGGTGTAGAGAGGGAGATTATGTTGGCCATTGATGAGCTCCCCAAGTGGGCGGCACCCAAACCTGTGGAGAAGAACCTGCTCACCATCATGGATGAGGTGTATGTCCAGCCAGAGCCCCTGGGGGTGGTGCTCATCATTGGGGCATGGAACTACCCCTTGGCAGTCACCCTCCAACCCCTGATTGGGGCTATTGCTGCAG GCAATGCAGCTGTGATAAAGCCATCAGAATTGAGCAGCCATACAGCCAAAGTCATGGAGGACTTGTCTCTGTACCTGGACAAG GAGATGTACCATGTGGTGACGGGAGGCGTTACAGAGTCACAGGAGCTCCTGAAACAGCGCTTCGACCACATCTTCTACACTGGGAACTCTATGGTGGGGAAACTGGTGATGCAGGCAGCCTCCTGCCACCTCACCCCGGTCACCCTGGAGCTGGGGGGGAAGAGCCCCTGTTACATCGACAAGGACTGTGACATCACCATTGCCTGCCG CCGCATCACTTGGGGTAAATATCTGAACTGTGGACAGACCTGCATCGCACCCGACTACATCCTGTGTGAGCCCAGCATCCAGGACAGGCTTTTGGAGGAGATCAGGAAATCCATCAAG GAATTCTACACAGACGACCCAAAGTCCTTTACAGATTATGGGCGCATCGTTAACCAACGCCACTTCCAGAGGCTGATGGCCTTATTGAAGGGGAGCACAGTGGCCATCGGAGGAAACGGCGATGAGTCTGAGCGCTACATTG AACCCACAGTGCTGAGGGACGTGAATCCAGAGGCCAAGGTCATGCAGGAGGAGATCTTTGGGCCCATTCTGCCCGTCCTGACGGTCAGCGGTGCAGATGAAGCGATCAGTTTCATCAACAGCAGGGAGAAACCTCTGGTTCTCTACATCTTCTCATCAAACAAGAAG CTAATAAAGCGCATGATTGAGGAGACATCCAGTGGTGGGGTGCTGGCCAATGACTGTCTGGTACACTCCACAGTTAGTGCTCTGCCCTTTGGAGGTGTGG GTAACAGTGGGATGGGCAGCTACCATGGTAAGTACACGTTTGACCAGCTGAGCCACCTGCGCAGCTGCCTCATCAGGAAGCTGGCCACAGAGAAGGCCAACATGATGCGCTACCCTCCCCACACCTTTGAGAAGATTCGCTGGGCACGCATCGTGCTCCTGAATCAGGTGAACGTGGGTCGCCTGTGGCGTGTTGTACTGGTCACGCTGCTCGGAATACTGGCTGCCTTCGTGGTCCAG aGGCTGCGTCAGTGA
- the ulk2 gene encoding serine/threonine-protein kinase ULK2 isoform X2: MRILNSKGIIHRDLKPQNILLSYVGRKKSSLNGIRIKIADFGFARYLQSNMMAATLCGSPMYMAPEVIMSQNYDAKADLWSIGTVIYQCLVGKPPFQANSPQDLRMFYEKNKTLVPNIPRETSPQLSDLLLGLLQRNQKDRMDFDAFFSHPFLEPTSTIKKSCPVPVPACPSSVSDGSCGSSPSCHYVSPPSLPDMQTLPEDVLSSPPLGPPNYLQLSKESGGSTSSKNSSSDTDDFVLVPHLTGDQSYDMPMGATGRRPSSEFLLCGGQPQPASGQTPMVSPRTETTPIPVPTQVRNYQRIKQNLSSSPTTTMFGSPRSGTVRRSSTSPMGFPKAGCGSGSPSPADPAQPVGRRLSTGCSRPYSPSPLVGTIPEQLVHCCSAHGQGHESRSRSSSGGSPVPPPPHMMGARLQSAPTLTDVYQNKQKLHKQLSDPVYPTASACPSSHSPQLGRPGSLGTSPTKHLGSSPRSSDWLQKSPLPTIIGSPTKTNAPFKIPKTQASCNLLALASQQGMSDSPTPSKTTTDPRDICTHHCSPYPSSRQPAPEASKTTFGRSVSTGRLSEQPVRITLGGQPYQGSTDSLNTERPMDTAPAGTSGASPRTVLFTVGSPPNSSTPPTCSHLGSRPRTTSVGSNSSAGSLCSTSGRVYVGSPPSMAIGSSPPGAEAGPSSLRYVPYGTSPPSLEGFITFEAPELPEETLMEREHTDTLMHLRMMLSFTDCMLEIAAVRAGGADLGVSSSLYPPQDSVVVDQISQLSKEWGQVEQLVLYMKAAQLLASSLHLAKAQIKSAKLNPSTAVKQVVKSLNERYKNCIALCRRLTDRLNHFFADKQRFVDEINSVTAEKLIYNHAVEMVQSAALDEMFQQTEDIAYRYNKAAMLLEGLSKILQDPADIENVNKYKASVERRISALCYCTVTLYE, from the exons ATGCGCATCCTCAACAGCAAAGGTATCATCCACCGAGACCTGAAGCCCCAAAACATCCTCTTGTCTTACGTGGGCCGCAAGAAGTCCAGCCTCAATGGGATCCGTATAAAGATAG CTGATTTCGGGTTTGCACGCTACCTGCAAAGCAACATGATGGCAGCCACTCTCTGCGGCTCTCCTATGTACATG GCACCAGAAGTGATCATGTCCCAGAACTACGATGCCAAGGCAGACCTGTGGAGCATCGGAACAGTCATTTACCAGTGCCTTGTGGGCAAGCCTCCCTTCCAG GCCAACAGCCCTCAGGACCTCAGGATGTTCTATGAGAAGAACAAGACCCTGGTACCCAA CATCCCAAGGGAGACCTCGCCCCAGCTAAGCGACCTGCTCCTGGGCCTACTACAGAGGAACCAGAAGGACCGCATGGATTTTG atGCATTCTTCAGCCATCCTTTCCTGGAGCCAACATCCACCATTAAGAAAT cctGTCCAGTGCCTGTGCCCGCTTGTCCCAGCTCTGTGTCAGATGGCTCCTGTGGCAGCTCTCCCTCCTGCCATTACGTCTCTCCCCCG TCTCTACCTGACATGCAGACACTGCCTGAGGATGTGCTGTCCTCCCCCCCTCTTGGGCCCCCAAACTACTTGCAGCTGTCTAAGGAGTCGGGGGGGAGCACCAGCAGTAAGAACTCCTCCAGTGACACGGATGACTTTGTCTTGGTGCCCCACCTCACTGGGGATCAGTCCT ATGACATGCCAATGGGGGCCACGGGTCGCCGACCTTCCAGCGAGTTCCTTTTGTGTGGAGG GCAGCCGCAGCCAGCCTCAGGGCAGACGCCTATGGTGTCTCCCCGGACAGAGACCACACCGATTCCGGTGCCCACGCAGGTTCGTAACTACCAGCGCATCAAGCAGAACCTGTCCAGCAGCCcgaccaccaccatgtttgggTCACCAAG GTCAGGCACAGTACGGCGTTCCAGCACCAGTCCCATGGGTTTCCCCAAGGCCGGTTGTGGCTCAGGCTCCCCAAGCCCGGCAGATCCAGCCCAGCCCGTGGGTCGCCGCCTGTCCACGGGCTGCTCACGGCCCTATTCCCCTTCCCCACTGG TGGGAACCATCCCAGAACAATTGGTCCATTGCTGCAGCGCTCACGGACAAGGCCACGAGTCACGTAGCCGGAGCTCATCTGGAG GGTcacctgtgcctccacctcctCATATGATGGGCGCCCGTCTCCAGAGTGCCCCTACCCTCACTGACGTttatcaaaacaaacagaaacttCACAAGCAGCTCTCAGACCCTGTATACCCCACTGCATCTGCCTGCCCCAGCAGCCACTCACCCCAGCTGGGCCGTCCTGGGAGCCTGGGTACCTCCCCCACCAAACACCTGGGCTCCTCCCCTCGCTCTTCTGACTGGCTGCAGAAGTCTCCACTTCCCACCATCATTGGCTCCCCTACCAAA ACAAATGCACCTTTCAAGATCCCCAAGACTCAGGCATCCTGTAACCTACTGGCACTGGCCTCCCAGCAGGGGATGTCGGACAGCCCAACCCCCAGCAAGACAACCACTGACCCGCGGGACATCTGCACGCACCACTGTAGCCCGTACCCCAGCTCTCGACAGCCAGCTCCCGAGGCAAGCAAGACCACTTTTGGCAG GTCTGTGAGTACTGGGCGCCTGTCAGAGCAGCCTGTCAGGATCAcgctgggtggacaaccataccaAGGCAGCACAGACAGCCTCAACACAGAGAGACCCATGGATACAG CCCCAGCAGGAACATCTGGGGCAAGTCCTCGCACGGTGCTCTTCACCGTGGGCTCTCCCCCCAACAGCAGTACTCCTCCTACCTGCAGCCACCTGGGCTCTCGGCCACGCACCACCTCAG TGGGTTCCAACAGCTCGGCTGGATCCCTGTGCTCTACCAGCGGTCGGGTGTATGTTGGCTCTCCACCCAGCATGGCCATCGGCAGCTCCCCCCCAGGGGCTGAGGCAGGTCCCAGCAGCCTGCGCTACGTCCCTTATGGCACCTCCCCTCCAAGCTTGGAGGGCTTCATCACCTTTGAGGCCCCTGAGCTCCCAGAAGAGACACTCATGGAG CGTGAGCACACGGACACCCTGATGCACCTGCGCATGATGCTGTCTTTCACTGACTGCATGCTGGAGATTGCAGCTGTGCGAGCCGGCGGCGCTGACCTGGGAGTGTCCAGTTCCCTCTACCCTCCGCAGGACAGTGTGGTGGTAGACCAGATCAGCCAGCTCAGCAAGGAATGGGG GCAGGTGGAGCAGCTGGTCCTGTACATGAAGGCAGCTCAGCTGTTGGCTTCTTCACTGCATCTGGCCAAGGCCCAGATAAAGTCAGCCAAACTTAACCCCTCCACTGCTGTGAAGCAGG TGGTGAAAAGCTTGAATGAGCGCTACAAGAACTGCATTGCCCTCTGCCGTCGCCTCACTGACCGTCTCAACCACTTCTTTGCCGACAAGCAGCGCTTTGTGGACGAGATCAACAGTGTGACAGCCGAGAAGCTCATCTACAACCATGCTGTAGAGATG GTGCAATCTGCTGCACTTGACGAGATGTTCCAGCAGACAGAGGACATTGCGTACCGCTACAACAAAGCGGCTATGCTCCTGGAGGGGTTATCGAAGATCCTGCAGGACCCTGCTGACATTGAGAATGTCAATAAGT ACAAAGCCAGTGTGGAGCGACGCATCTCGGCACTCTGTTATTGCACCGTCACATTGTATGAGTAA
- the ulk2 gene encoding serine/threonine-protein kinase ULK2 isoform X1, whose protein sequence is METVGDFEYSRKDLVGHGAFAVVFKGRHRKKTDWEVAIKSINKKNLSRSQILLGKEIKILKELQHENIVALYDVQETPNSVFLVMEYCNGGDLADYLQAKGTLREDTLRVFLQQIAAAMRILNSKGIIHRDLKPQNILLSYVGRKKSSLNGIRIKIADFGFARYLQSNMMAATLCGSPMYMAPEVIMSQNYDAKADLWSIGTVIYQCLVGKPPFQANSPQDLRMFYEKNKTLVPNIPRETSPQLSDLLLGLLQRNQKDRMDFDAFFSHPFLEPTSTIKKSCPVPVPACPSSVSDGSCGSSPSCHYVSPPSLPDMQTLPEDVLSSPPLGPPNYLQLSKESGGSTSSKNSSSDTDDFVLVPHLTGDQSYDMPMGATGRRPSSEFLLCGGQPQPASGQTPMVSPRTETTPIPVPTQVRNYQRIKQNLSSSPTTTMFGSPRSGTVRRSSTSPMGFPKAGCGSGSPSPADPAQPVGRRLSTGCSRPYSPSPLVGTIPEQLVHCCSAHGQGHESRSRSSSGGSPVPPPPHMMGARLQSAPTLTDVYQNKQKLHKQLSDPVYPTASACPSSHSPQLGRPGSLGTSPTKHLGSSPRSSDWLQKSPLPTIIGSPTKTNAPFKIPKTQASCNLLALASQQGMSDSPTPSKTTTDPRDICTHHCSPYPSSRQPAPEASKTTFGRSVSTGRLSEQPVRITLGGQPYQGSTDSLNTERPMDTAPAGTSGASPRTVLFTVGSPPNSSTPPTCSHLGSRPRTTSVGSNSSAGSLCSTSGRVYVGSPPSMAIGSSPPGAEAGPSSLRYVPYGTSPPSLEGFITFEAPELPEETLMEREHTDTLMHLRMMLSFTDCMLEIAAVRAGGADLGVSSSLYPPQDSVVVDQISQLSKEWGQVEQLVLYMKAAQLLASSLHLAKAQIKSAKLNPSTAVKQVVKSLNERYKNCIALCRRLTDRLNHFFADKQRFVDEINSVTAEKLIYNHAVEMVQSAALDEMFQQTEDIAYRYNKAAMLLEGLSKILQDPADIENVNKYKASVERRISALCYCTVTLYE, encoded by the exons GAAACACCAAATTCCGTGTTCCTGGTCATGGAG TACTGCAATGGTGGTGACCTGGCTGACTATTTGCAAG CCAAGGGCACCCTGAGAGAAGACACGCTACGAGTCTTCCTGCAGCAGATTGCTGCTGCCATGCGCATCCTCAACAGCAAAGGTATCATCCACCGAGACCTGAAGCCCCAAAACATCCTCTTGTCTTACGTGGGCCGCAAGAAGTCCAGCCTCAATGGGATCCGTATAAAGATAG CTGATTTCGGGTTTGCACGCTACCTGCAAAGCAACATGATGGCAGCCACTCTCTGCGGCTCTCCTATGTACATG GCACCAGAAGTGATCATGTCCCAGAACTACGATGCCAAGGCAGACCTGTGGAGCATCGGAACAGTCATTTACCAGTGCCTTGTGGGCAAGCCTCCCTTCCAG GCCAACAGCCCTCAGGACCTCAGGATGTTCTATGAGAAGAACAAGACCCTGGTACCCAA CATCCCAAGGGAGACCTCGCCCCAGCTAAGCGACCTGCTCCTGGGCCTACTACAGAGGAACCAGAAGGACCGCATGGATTTTG atGCATTCTTCAGCCATCCTTTCCTGGAGCCAACATCCACCATTAAGAAAT cctGTCCAGTGCCTGTGCCCGCTTGTCCCAGCTCTGTGTCAGATGGCTCCTGTGGCAGCTCTCCCTCCTGCCATTACGTCTCTCCCCCG TCTCTACCTGACATGCAGACACTGCCTGAGGATGTGCTGTCCTCCCCCCCTCTTGGGCCCCCAAACTACTTGCAGCTGTCTAAGGAGTCGGGGGGGAGCACCAGCAGTAAGAACTCCTCCAGTGACACGGATGACTTTGTCTTGGTGCCCCACCTCACTGGGGATCAGTCCT ATGACATGCCAATGGGGGCCACGGGTCGCCGACCTTCCAGCGAGTTCCTTTTGTGTGGAGG GCAGCCGCAGCCAGCCTCAGGGCAGACGCCTATGGTGTCTCCCCGGACAGAGACCACACCGATTCCGGTGCCCACGCAGGTTCGTAACTACCAGCGCATCAAGCAGAACCTGTCCAGCAGCCcgaccaccaccatgtttgggTCACCAAG GTCAGGCACAGTACGGCGTTCCAGCACCAGTCCCATGGGTTTCCCCAAGGCCGGTTGTGGCTCAGGCTCCCCAAGCCCGGCAGATCCAGCCCAGCCCGTGGGTCGCCGCCTGTCCACGGGCTGCTCACGGCCCTATTCCCCTTCCCCACTGG TGGGAACCATCCCAGAACAATTGGTCCATTGCTGCAGCGCTCACGGACAAGGCCACGAGTCACGTAGCCGGAGCTCATCTGGAG GGTcacctgtgcctccacctcctCATATGATGGGCGCCCGTCTCCAGAGTGCCCCTACCCTCACTGACGTttatcaaaacaaacagaaacttCACAAGCAGCTCTCAGACCCTGTATACCCCACTGCATCTGCCTGCCCCAGCAGCCACTCACCCCAGCTGGGCCGTCCTGGGAGCCTGGGTACCTCCCCCACCAAACACCTGGGCTCCTCCCCTCGCTCTTCTGACTGGCTGCAGAAGTCTCCACTTCCCACCATCATTGGCTCCCCTACCAAA ACAAATGCACCTTTCAAGATCCCCAAGACTCAGGCATCCTGTAACCTACTGGCACTGGCCTCCCAGCAGGGGATGTCGGACAGCCCAACCCCCAGCAAGACAACCACTGACCCGCGGGACATCTGCACGCACCACTGTAGCCCGTACCCCAGCTCTCGACAGCCAGCTCCCGAGGCAAGCAAGACCACTTTTGGCAG GTCTGTGAGTACTGGGCGCCTGTCAGAGCAGCCTGTCAGGATCAcgctgggtggacaaccataccaAGGCAGCACAGACAGCCTCAACACAGAGAGACCCATGGATACAG CCCCAGCAGGAACATCTGGGGCAAGTCCTCGCACGGTGCTCTTCACCGTGGGCTCTCCCCCCAACAGCAGTACTCCTCCTACCTGCAGCCACCTGGGCTCTCGGCCACGCACCACCTCAG TGGGTTCCAACAGCTCGGCTGGATCCCTGTGCTCTACCAGCGGTCGGGTGTATGTTGGCTCTCCACCCAGCATGGCCATCGGCAGCTCCCCCCCAGGGGCTGAGGCAGGTCCCAGCAGCCTGCGCTACGTCCCTTATGGCACCTCCCCTCCAAGCTTGGAGGGCTTCATCACCTTTGAGGCCCCTGAGCTCCCAGAAGAGACACTCATGGAG CGTGAGCACACGGACACCCTGATGCACCTGCGCATGATGCTGTCTTTCACTGACTGCATGCTGGAGATTGCAGCTGTGCGAGCCGGCGGCGCTGACCTGGGAGTGTCCAGTTCCCTCTACCCTCCGCAGGACAGTGTGGTGGTAGACCAGATCAGCCAGCTCAGCAAGGAATGGGG GCAGGTGGAGCAGCTGGTCCTGTACATGAAGGCAGCTCAGCTGTTGGCTTCTTCACTGCATCTGGCCAAGGCCCAGATAAAGTCAGCCAAACTTAACCCCTCCACTGCTGTGAAGCAGG TGGTGAAAAGCTTGAATGAGCGCTACAAGAACTGCATTGCCCTCTGCCGTCGCCTCACTGACCGTCTCAACCACTTCTTTGCCGACAAGCAGCGCTTTGTGGACGAGATCAACAGTGTGACAGCCGAGAAGCTCATCTACAACCATGCTGTAGAGATG GTGCAATCTGCTGCACTTGACGAGATGTTCCAGCAGACAGAGGACATTGCGTACCGCTACAACAAAGCGGCTATGCTCCTGGAGGGGTTATCGAAGATCCTGCAGGACCCTGCTGACATTGAGAATGTCAATAAGT ACAAAGCCAGTGTGGAGCGACGCATCTCGGCACTCTGTTATTGCACCGTCACATTGTATGAGTAA